ACGGCAGCTGCGAGGCGATGACGCACGCGGCGATCGTCACGATGCTGCCCACGGTGGAGCACACCACCACGGGCGCGCAGCTGGCCGACGCCTTCGAGAAGCGCCGGCGCAACTTCCTGCGCGTGCGCGGCACGGAGGGGGCGCTCTTCACCGAAGGGCCCATGGTGGAAATCGTCCGCGAGTCCCCGGGCGTGGGGTGGGTGCGCGGCCACGGCGAGGAGGACCTGCTCTTCGACGTGCCCACGGACGACCCGGCGCTGATGCGACAGCGCACGCTCGAGATCCGCATGGTGGCCTGGTACTACATGCGCATCCCGTTCGCGGACTGGGTGATGAGCCGCATGTTCCTGGCCCAGTTCCACCTGAAGAACTACACGGACGCGAACCCCCTCAACCCGGCGCAGAAGAAGTCGGACTGGTGGGCGGACACCGACGTGGAGCTGGGGCCGGATGACTGGCCCGGCGGCGACCTGGGGGACCGGATGGTGCGCTGGAACGCGCAGGGCCACTACCTGTTCCCCATCCAGGTGCACGCGGCCATGAAGATGATGACGCCGGTGAAGGCGGCGAACTTCCAGGGAGGTGCCGGATGCAGCCTGCACGGCTTCTGAGGCACGGACGCGGCCAGGCGCTGGTGCTGTTCTCGCTCACGCTGCTGCTGCTGACGTTGATGGTGCTGGGGACGCTGGGCTTCGGCATGCGCGCCAAGGAGCGCGTCGAAATCCAGATGGCCGCGGACGCGGCGGCCTACAGCCAGGCGGTGTCCACGGCGCGCACGTTCAACGCCATCGCGGTGCTCAACCGCGCCCAGATTGCCCACATGGTGGCCATGGCGGGCACGCAGTCGATGATCAGCTACGGCAGCCAGCACTACGCCGCGCGGCAGCTGTCCCCGTGCGCCATCGCGGACCCGGTCTGGTCCGGCCTGGACCAGGCGGCGGCCGAGCAGGTGAAGCAGCTGCAGAACCGCGCCGGTGACATGTTCCGCTCGGAGCTGGCCATGTACAGCGTGCTGGTGGGCACGCACCTGGCGGGGCAGGGCCTCTCGAGTCACATCGTCCAGGAGATCAACCGCGAGCTGGCGGCCCCGGCCGCGGGCGACGGCAAGTCGCTGGCGGAGGTGTCCGGCGGCGCGTCCTCCGGCATGACCTTCAAAACGTTCGAGGAGCTGCAGCGCACGGGGGGCGTGCCGGACAGCTCCGGCGCGGTGGCGCTGGCCGGGATGCAGAGCACGGTCAACCTGAATGCCACCATGGGCAGCATGGGCTGGACGTGGGTGCACAACCGGGGGACTGGCAGCGCGGGCTTCGGTTCGGGCGCCGCCGCGCACAACCCCGGCTTCAAGCACTACGGCAGCGCGTCCTCGATGGACTCGTCCACCTACCAGACCATCTCCGGCCGCAACTCGTGGGCGCACGACCACGGGCGCGCGGTGGTGGTCACCTGCCCGGACGGCACCGTCGTGCCCGGCGGCGCTTCGGACGCGTGGGTGATGTCCGACGAGGAGCAGTCCAAGCAGGACCAGCACGTCTACGGCGCGGGCCAGCCGCCCCCGGGACAGGGCTCGGAGAACAGCAAGCCAGTGGACGAGCGCCACACGCTGGGGGCCTGCAACGTGTGCCCCGGCATCTGGCCCAACGCGGTGGGCTTCAACGCGGGGCTCTTGAACGGTCCCCGCCCGGACGAGAACGACTTCGGCCAGCCCAAGCTGTACGCCATGATCCACCGCGACTACGCCAGCCCGGCGCGCCGGGCGAAGCCGGACCCGTGGAACCTGGTGTTCACCTTCAAGTTCGCTGGCAAGGAGACGGAGTTCGACAACGCCGCGCCGCTCGGGCGCATCCAGCCCACCGGCCTGGAGGACGTGCAGCGCAACCAGGTGGCCCTGGCCGCGGGGCTCGCCTACTACCACCGGCCCCGTCCGGCGGCGGCGGGCGGGGGCTGGGAAGAGCCCCCCAACTTCCTCAACCCCTTCTGGCGCGCCACGCTGGTGAGCACGGAGGGCGCCCGTGACGACAAGCCCGCGCGCAACCTGCAGCAGGCGGGCTTCACCGAGCACGCGGACGCGCTGCGCCGGCTGGACGCCGCGGGCTACCGGGGCGGCAGCAAGACGGGCGGGAAGTACTGATGCCCGCGCGCGCTTCCAGGTCGCGCCGCGGACAGGCGCTCGTCGAGACGGCGCTGGGGTCGCTGGTGTTCGTCACCGTGCTGATGTTCGGCATCTACTTCGCGGAGGTGAGCGCGCTGACGCTCAAGGTGCAGGAGGCCGCCAACTTCGCGCTGTGGGAGGCCACCGGGCACGTGATGCACGACCCGCGCAACGGCGTCTTCCAGCGCTCCCACGCCGAAGCGCTGGCGTCCGCGGAGGCCGCCGGGCGCTACGAGGACTTCGACGGGCGCGCGGGCCGCGCCAGCGGCGCCATGACCTTCCAACTGGCCCTGGCGCGCGCCACCCGCATCCAGGTGGACTGCGAGCCGACGCGGCCCGCGGGCAGCGAACTCGGCATCCTGGGCACCCGTCCGCAGGACGCGGACCTGGGCTCCACGGCGCTGCGGCAGGCCATGGACGTGCAGTCGGACGGCATCTCCTGCACCGCCTCCACGCGGCTGCGCGCGGAGCGCCTGGGCACGTTCATGGAGCCGGAGTTCTTCAAGGTGTCGCACCGGCGCGCCACCGACCAGTTCGTGGTGTGCGCGGCGGGGCGCGCGTCCAACGGCCGCTGCACCCGGCGCTTCTTCATGCTGCTGGATGACTGGGGCCTGTCCACCGTGGCGGGGGGCCAGGAGTGTCCGCTCCAGATAGACAGCGGCGGCGCCTGCGGGAACCTGGACTATTACAACTGGGCCCAGAGCGTGTACCAGAAGAACGGCGGCGGCGGGAACGCGGGCAGCGCGCTGATGGCGGGCGTGGGCGCGGAGGGCGGCGTGAATGAGGACCAGTTCTTCATGAGCTTCCGTGGCCAGGAGAGCCACTACGAGCAGAACATCGGCGGCTCGCACGCGGGCAACCAGTCGGTCTGGGAGACGACGCCCTTCGTGGCGCCCAACATCAGCCACAGGTACGACGTCCACCGCGAGGGCAAGTGGCTGGGCGGCGTGCCGCATTGAGCCGGGCCGGGCGCGTGGCGGGGGCGGGGCTCTGCCTGCTGCTGGGGCTGTCCGCGCGGGCCCATGCGTCCCCCGACGCGGGCGTGCCGGACGCGGGCGCACCCGCCGAGCCGCGCTTCGCGTGGCCCCGGCTCCAGGTCATCGCGCACGTGGAGTCCAGCGACATCGTGGAGGCGGGTGGCATCCCGGTGGCGCTGCGCGCGGTGCACGTGAAGGAGAACATCCGCGACCTGGTGCAGCGCTTCGCGGACGCGTTCCGCGACGGCGGCCTCTACGTGCCGCCCGGCAAGGAGCAGGCGCAGTACGCGAACAACGCGGCCATGCTCACCGCGTTGGATCCGAAGCGGCGCATCACCTACACCGTGGTGATGATGCCGCACGCGGACGGCACCACTACGCTGTACCTGGGGGAGGCGAACCACGCGCTGGCGCGTCCGCAGACCGCGGCCGGGGACTTCGCGCCGCTGCCGCCCCAGGCGAACGGCGTGCTGCGCGTCAACGCGGAGGGCTCGCGCACGCTCACCTTCCAGGTCCCGCTCACGGGGCCGCAGGTGGAGGCCTTCTACGAGGACGCCCTGGCGAAGGCCGGGTGGAAGCGCGGCGACGAGCCCGGCGCGTACTCGCGGCCCGGCGCGGAGCTGCGGCTGACGCACCAGCCCTCGAAGGACGGCCAGCGCGGCGTGGTGCTCATCTATCAACAGCGTGCGCGCTGACTGCGTCAGGCGCGCGGGCAACAGCGTGCGCGTTGATCAGGCGCGCAGCTTCTCGCGCAGCGCCTTGGCGCGGCCCTGCATGTCGGGATCCAGGCTGGTGATCTCAATGGACTTCAGCCGCTGATCCAGGCTCTTGGGCAGCTTCTTCTGGAGCGTGCCCGCCTCCTGGAGCGACTCCAGCTTCGCCAGCGCCTTGTCCACGATGCGCTCGCGCGGGTGGTCCAGGAGGCTGTCGAGGAAGTACGCGTCCTCGGGCATGTCCGGATACTTCTCCAGGTAGTCCACCACGCCCTTCACCCAGTCCGCGCGCGTCTCCGACTCCTGCACCTTGCGCAGGGCGTCCTTCTGGGCCTTGCGCTTGCCTTCAGGGTCGAACGTCTTCGCGAGCCCTTCCGGCAGCTCGCCGCCGGTGAAGAGGGCATCCGCGGCCGTCTTGTATTTCTGGTAGCTGGCGCTGCGCTCCAGCTTCTGCTGCGCCGGGTCGTCCTGGCGCGAGTGGTACTTGCTCTTGCCGCGCTGCGCGTCCAGCTCGCGGTAGGACTTGTTGCGCTTGCCGGTGAAGCCACCACCGTCGTTGTCGTCTCGGGCCATCTTCATCTCCCCTTGCGGGCGCGCCACAGCGCCGCCAGTCCCCGCCGGACGAGGGTGCGCACCTGCGCCAGCTCCTCGGGGGCGAGGGGGTGCTCCTCGTCCTGCTCCGCCTCGAACAGCGCTTCCGTCACGTATTCCTGGAGGGCATCCGGCGCGGGCGGCGCATCCGGTTCCCTGTCCAGGGCCCTGGCATCCACGGCCGAGAGCCCCGGCGGCCAGCCCAGCTCCAGCATGGCGTGCAGTTCGAAGAGCAGGTGGCGGGCGACCCCATAACCTTCGTCCGTGAGGCCAGCGGCGTCAAGCGCACCCAGCAGGGTGTCCTGCCGGTTCTCGTAGGCATGCATCAGCCGCGTGCGCGCCTTGTCGTCGTCCTCCAGGTAACGCCAGGCGGCCTCCACGAATTCGCCCGTGGGCTCGTCCGGATGGAAGGGCGCGGGCGCCTGCAGCCGCTCCTTCTTCGGGCGCGGCGGGCGGGGGCCGTCCTCCAGCCGCACCGCCTTTCCCTCCAGCAACACGTCCCAGAGGCCCAGCAGGTTCTGGTACAGGCGGCGCGCCAGCTCCGCGTCCGGGAAGCGGGGCTCCCCGTCGAAGAGGGTGGGAATCACCTGGCTGGCATCGGCGCCTTCCGCGCGCGCCTCGCGCATGCGCTCGAGCACGTCGGCGGTGTCGCAGGGACTGCCAGACAGCTCCAGCAGTCCGTCGAGCGTCTGTGCACCCTCGAACTGGCGGACGAAGTCGGGGGCTCGGTTCTTGGAGCGGCTCATCGTGGAGTGGACGGTAGGCACAAGGCGGGCATCCGCGCACGGGGCAATCACGCCGGAGCGTGCGCGGCTTCCGTTTCGGGCGCGGCGCCCCTACTGTGCGGCAGTCATGGCCGTGGAAACCTCGTCCGACCCCTTGAAGTCCGCGATGCAGGAGCTCTACCGCGCGCGCGCGGTGGAAGGCCCGCTGGGGGAGAACGGCCTGCGCACCGTCTGGCACCTGTCTCCCCAGGGCGCGGAGTTGATGTCGCTGGTGGACGAGGACGGCCGGGTGCGCCGTCAGGAGCTGACGCTCCTGGATGAACACTGCATCTGGGCCAGCGGCCAGGGCGTGCGCACCGGCCGGGTGGAGGCGGGCGAGGCGCGGCCCGTGTCCACGGAGGTGCGCGCGGACCCGGAGTTGGTGCCGCATCGGCTGGTGCGCGCCGCGCAGGCGCTCGCCACCTACGAAGGCCAGGACCGTTACATCCTGCACATGCAGCGCGTGCTGGCGCTCGCCCGCGAGGGGCTGGAGATGTCCAGCGTCACGCCGTCGGAGCACCTGGTGACGCAGCCGGGCCGCGACCCCGGCTCGCGGGACACCGTCGCCACCCGGGCCGTGACCTTCACGCCGGTGGCGCCGCCTCCGCGCGAGGCCGCTCCCGCCGCCGTCACTTCATCGCCCGCGCCGCAGGCGGCCCCGGAGCCGGAGCCCGTGCTGGTGCGGCACGGTCAGCCGCTGCCCAACGAGGTCCTGCCCCCGGTGGTGCGCAAGTCGGAGGGGCTGGTGATGGTGGCCGTCTTCGGCTTCTTCGTCGTGGTGGGGCTGATCATCCTGTTCGTGCTGTCTCGGGGAGGCTGAGCCGCAGGGGCGAGCGCTCGCCCATCAGGTGTGTCACGTCCGCGTCGGTGGGAACGGGGCCGGACGTCCTGCGGCCGGTGGTGACGCGCTCCGGGCCCAGCGTGGTGTGCAGCGGGTGCGCGTCCAAGAGCAGCAGGACGGCCACCGCGGCGGTGAGCACCAGGCCGCCCACCCAATCCAGCGCGCGGGTCCGCCGGGCCTCCGCCGCGCGGTACGTCATCAGCCAGGCGAAGCCCAGCACCAGCAGGCAGGAGAAGCAGCCCCAGCGCACCGAGCGCAGCCGCGCCGCCTGCGCCATGCCCTCCGCCATCAGGTCCGGGCGCAGCTCGCCAGGGGCCCGCGACAGCTTGGACAGCAGCGTGAAGAGCTGGTGCGCCTCCAGCGTGCCCACCACCGCCATGCCCGCCAGCGCCGCGGACACCAGGCTGCCCAGCAGCAGGCTGCGGCGCGTGTGGTCCTGCGCCGTGCGCGCGGTGTTGTATCGCGCCATGCCCAGCGCCACCGACAGCGCGCCCAGCAGCACCGCGCTCGTCCAGGCCCCCAGCAGCCGGGGGGCCATCGCCTTGCCCAGCCCCGCCGTCAACGCGATGCCCGCGTCCGTGGCCGTGGCGGACACCATCGGCAGCGCCGCCTGCATCCGCTCCAGCGACACCTCCGTGCCCAAGAGGCCCAGCGTCCACGGCACCGTCGCCATGCCCACCATCACCGCCAGCGGCACCGTGCGGCCCAGCAGCGTGGAGCCCGTCGCCAGCATGAGCAGCGGCACCTCCACCACCAGCGTCAGCACCAGCAGCGCCGCGAAGGGCCCCGCGGAGCTCACCACGCTCACCACTCCGGCGGGACTGCCCAGGAGCACCGGCAGCGTGCCCCCCAGCACGCACACCATGGTGGGGACGGCCAACGCCACGACGAACGGTCCGGGCGCGACGTGAGGTCTGACTGGAACAAGCATTTCCAGTGAAGATAGGGGGTCCGTGATTCCTTGTAATTCAGACGGGGGGACGGCCCACGAGCCAGTACACGACAGAGCAGACGGCGCCGGCCACGGGGGCCAGCACGATGCTCCAAAGCAGAGTCTGTCCGCAGTCCGCGCCCTCGCAGCCGATGCGCCCGTAGGCGAGCACGCCGCCCGCGAGCATGGGCACGTGCATGCCCGCGATGAACAGGCCCAGGCCGCGCAGCACGAGCCCCCGGTACCAGGGCCGCGTCCACAGCCGGAAGACGAACGGGACGAGCCCCAGCGTGCCGGTGAACGCGGCGGCCAGCGCGAAGTGCCGGGCGGCCACCGCGACGCACGCGCCCGCGGCCAGCAGCAGGGCGGGCACCAGCAGGAGCGCGTTGAGCGACAGGGGCTCTCGTTCGCGGGGCGGCGTCGGAGGCATGGGCCAGGGCGGAAGGCTCGCAGGGCGTGCCCGGTCGCGCAAGGCCGGCAATGGCTTGGAATGAATGGGCACGGGACCCATGAACACCCCTTCGCGAGCGAAGGCCATGGCCCTGCGGGGCGGCGTTCAGGCGGCGACGGCGCCTTCGCCCAACAGGCGCGCGTAGCGGCCCCGCCGCGCGAGCAACTGTTCGTGCGTGCCGGCCTCCACCACCTGTCCGCCCTCCACCACCGCGATGAGGTCCGCGTCGCGCACGGTGCTGAGCCGGTGCGCGATGACCAGCACCGTGCGGTCCTTCATCAGCGCCTGGAGCCCCGCGCCCACCGCCGCCTCGCTGGTGGCGTCCAGGGCGCTCGTGGGCTCATCCAACAGCAGCAGGGACGGGCGGCGAAGGAAGGCGCGCGCCAGGGCCAGCCGCTGGCGTTGTCCTCCGGACAGGCGGCTGCCCCGCTCGCCCACGGGCTCATCCAGGCCGCCGGGCAGCGCCCGCACGAAGTCCTCCGCGTGCGCCAGCCGCAGCGCTTCCCACAGCGCGTCGTCCGTCGCGTCCGGCTGGCCCAGGCGCAGGTTGTGGCGCACGGTGCCTGAGAAGAGCACCGGCTCCTGCGGCACCCACGCCAGCTGCGCGCGCACGCTGGACGCCTTGAGGGACGACAGCGGCACGCCGTCCCACTTCACCTCGCCGCCGCTCGGCGGCAGGAAGCCCAGCAGCACGGAGAACAGCGTCGTCTTGCCCGCGCCAGACGGGCCCACCAGCGCCACGCGCGCGCCCGCGGGAATCGTCAGGTCCACGCCCTTGAGGGCCTCGCGCCCGTCCGAATAGGTGGCGCGCACGCCGGACAGCTCCAGGGCGCGCGACAGGGGCGGGGCCTCCGCGCCCATGTCCGGCGGCACCGGCGAGTCCGCGAGCACGAACAGGCGCTCCGCCGCCGCCAGCCCCGTGAGCACCTGGGACAGCGTGCCGCTCAGCGACTTCACCGGCTGGTAGAGCAGGAGCGCCGCCGCCATGAAGGACAAGAGGCGCCCGGCCAGCGTCGGGTCCATGGACACCACGCGGGCGCCCCACGCCACCGCCACCGCCACGCCGACGATGCCCAGCAGCTCCACCGTGGGGCTGAAGGCGCCGCGGATGAAGAGCGAGCGGCGCATCTCCGTGAGGTACGCCTCGGCCTCCGCGTCGAAGGACTCCAGCGCGCGGGGCACCGTGCCGTAGGCCTGCACCACGGGGAGGTTCTGCAACTGTTCAGCAGTGATGGCGCTGAGCGCGCCCAGGTTCGCCTGCGAGCGGGTGGCCACCTTCTTGAGCGACCGCGCGAAGCGGCTCACCGGCACCACCGTCACGGGCACGACGACGAACGTGAAGAGAAAAAGTTTCGCGTCGATGAGGAAGCAGGTCGCCAGCAGTGCGCAAATCTGCAGCCCATCCCTCACGTACGATGACAACGCCTGGGTGACGGAGAACTCCACCAGGGGTACGTCCGAGGTGAACCGGGAGACAAGTTCTCCCGAGTGGCGCTGCTCGAAGAACGCCGGTGGCTGGGCGAGCAGCCGGCCGTAGAGAAAGCCCCTCAGGTCGGCCATCACCCGCTGGCCCAGGCGCTGCATCAGTCCACCCTGGAGGAACTGGGCCGTGGCCTTCACCAGCGCCACCGCGACAACCAGGAGGGGCAGCCGGGACAGCAGGGCCTCTGGCGCCAGGGTCATCCCCGCGACGGTGACGGGGGCGCCGGTGAGCACGGCGCGCAGCAGGGGCCCGACGATCCAGGCATACGCGGCGGTCGCGGCCGCGGCGGTGAGCGAGGCCAGCGTGCCCGCGAGCAGCAGCCGGCGGTAGGGGCTCAGGTAGCCCAGGAGCCGGCGATAGACGTGCGCGGAGGGACGGGGTGCCACGGAGGGGGCGCACTCTGTCACCGAGGCGACGGTGCCGTCCAAGCCAAAGGGACGTGGGAAGCGCGCGTGCATGGCCGCCCGCTCCACGGCCGGCCAGGGAGCGCTCGCGCCCGCCTGCGTTGCCGCATCCCACACACGCGGACAGCTTGAGAGGCGCCATGGAAACCAACTCCGAGAAAGAAGTCCTGTTCAATCCCGGCTGCGAGTCGGTCGTGGATGACGAAGAGCGCCGCCGTCTGCTCTGGCTGATGGCCGAGTACTTCCGCACCATCGGTTACTCGGACATCAAGGCCCGGCTCCCTGGCTTCATGCCGCCGCCGGTGCTCTCCGGCACCATCGAGGACCACCGGCCGGACTTCACCTGCCGCCAGTCCGACTCCGCCCGCACGCCCATCATCCTGGAGATCGTCACCCCGGGCATGGTGGATGATCCGACCGCGGAGAACCGCTGGAGCCTGCTGGCGAGCGCCGCGAAGCTCTACAACGCGGAGCTGCACTTCGTGGTCCCCAAGTGGTCCATGAACGGCCCCGTGGACCCGGCCCTCAAGCGCCGCCTTGCTCGCATGGAGCTGACGGTCAACCGCGTCTGGACCGTGTAGCGCAGGACCCCTGCTTCAAGAAGGGTTGGACCCGGGCCTGGATTGCTGGCGTGTTTCGCTGCGTTATAGTGACTCCGATTCTCTACGCAGCTTGAAAACGCCAGCAAATTCCAGGGGTTCGATTCAATGGCAGGGGCCGCAGGGCAGAAGCGCGACTACTACGAGGTCCTCGGCGTCCAGAAGAACGTTACGGCGCAGGACCTGAAAAGCGCGTTCCGGAAGGTCGCGTTGCAGTACCACCCGGACCGCAACCCCGGGAACCACGAGGCCGAGGAGAAGTTCAAGGAAGCCTCGGAGGCCTACGAGGTCCTGAGCGATCCGGACCGGCGCACGAAGTACGACCGCTTCGGACACGCGGGCAACCCCTTCGGGGACGCGGGCGGCGGCTTCCAGGGCGTCAACATCAACGACATCTTCGGGGAGATCTTCGGCGACATCTTCGGGGGTGGCGGCGGGCGAGGCCGGCAGCGTCAGAGCCGGGGCGCGGACCTGCGCTACAACCTGGAGATCAGCTTCGAGGAGGCGGCGTTCGGCTGCCGTCCGAAGGTGACCATCCCCCGTCCGAAGAAGTGCGAGACCTGCTCCGGCTCCGGCAGCAAGAGCGGCGCGGCGCCCCGGCAGTGCGCGGCGTGCGGCGGCAGCGGGGAATTGCGCTACTCGCAGGGCTTCTTCGCGGTGTCGCGTCCGTGCGGTGACTGCGGCGGTTCGGGCGCGACCATCCCGGATCCGTGCGCGAAGTGCCGGGGCTCCGGGAAGACGCCGTCGGAAGAGGTCATCGAGGTCGCCATCCCGGGCGGCGTGGACAACGGCACGCGCGTGCGGCTGGCGGGCATGGGTGAGCCGGGAGACCGGGGCGCGCCCGCGGGCGACCTGTACGTGACGGTCATCGTGCGGGAGCACCCGCTCTTCCAGCGCGAGGAGTACGAGGTCTTCTGCGAAGTGCCGGTGTCCTTCACGCAGGCGGCGCTGGGCGCGAAGATCGACGTGCCCACGCTGGACGGCAAGGTGAAGATGACCATCCCGGCGGGCACGCAGTCCGGCAAGGTGTTCCGCCTGCGCGGCAAGGGCATCCCGCACCTGCACAGCCAGCAGCGGGGCGATCAGCACGTGCGCGTCATCATCGAAACGCCCACGGAGCTGTCCTCCAAGCAGCGCGAGCTGCTGGAGCGCTTCGCGGAGGTGTCCGGCGAGGAGACCCATCCCCAGTCGAAGTCCTTCTTCGACAAGGTGAAGGAACTCTTCGGCTGATTTACCTGGGGCTCTTTCCTTCGCAGGGAGAAGGAAAGAGCCACTCCGGGTGACGGGTCAGCTCAACCAGAACCAATCCCCGTTGCTTCGGAGCGCTCCCTCCAGAAAAGCCGAGAAGGTTGGGGCGATCTCCGGGCAGTACTCTGGATCGGGAAACATCTCGCGGTACCCGTCCCGAAGTGGGTAGCGCCCCATCCGTGGCGCGCTGACATCCAGGATGATGCAGTTGCCGTCCTTGACCGCGCAGATGGACCACCAGTCCGAGGGTCCTCTGTCGTCGGTGTCCTTCCCGCGGATCGCGACGCGCGCACGGACGATTTGCGCGAGCGGATGGAATCGGAACGGGGGATCGATCCGGTCGAAGAGATCCGCTCCGTCGCAGTGCAGGTAGAACGCACGCAGGTCCGGATCCAACCTCCAGCCCACCCGCTGCTCGAAGGCTTCGATCTGCTCGGCCGTGGCGGGCGGATTCGGAAAATGCCGCTGGGAGATCTCCAGCAGCATCGCGCGCATCGGATCCGGGTCATTCGCCATAGGGATAGTCGACTCCCACGCCATTCCATGGCGGTGCTCCGGCATAGCACTGGCCATAGGAGTCCGTGACGTACTGGTGGAGGTCCTGGGGCAGCGGAATCACGTTGTCCCAATCGACAGGGTCGCCACCATGACCCAGGTCGAAGATGTGGTGCCCTTGCCAGGGTGTGCCGCCCGGGTCGCTCGGCCAGGCCCCCATGCGCTTCGCCCACTCACGACGGAACGTGTCGCGGATGTTGTTCCAGCGACTGCGGCTCGCTCGCGTCGCGGCTGGCGCAACGGGGGTGTAGTTGCAGCAGCAGTGCGTCACGCCGTATCGGCTGCCCGCATGGACGACAGGGCCTTCGAAGTCCATCTTGATGTCCGCCAACCAGATGCACCCCATGACCACGTTGCCCGTCGCCGCGCATCTGCTCTCGCAGGAGCGCATGAACGCGGGTCTGCATTGCCACGGGCCGTAGTGGATGACCGTGCGGAAATGACCTCCTCC
The sequence above is drawn from the Corallococcus sp. NCRR genome and encodes:
- a CDS encoding TadE/TadG family type IV pilus assembly protein — its product is MAFPQSQRRKHESGQAAVEAALCMPLVVFMVLGTLQLFMLLQGRILAQVAVYRAVRAGSLNHGSCEAMTHAAIVTMLPTVEHTTTGAQLADAFEKRRRNFLRVRGTEGALFTEGPMVEIVRESPGVGWVRGHGEEDLLFDVPTDDPALMRQRTLEIRMVAWYYMRIPFADWVMSRMFLAQFHLKNYTDANPLNPAQKKSDWWADTDVELGPDDWPGGDLGDRMVRWNAQGHYLFPIQVHAAMKMMTPVKAANFQGGAGCSLHGF
- a CDS encoding pilus assembly protein, which produces MQPARLLRHGRGQALVLFSLTLLLLTLMVLGTLGFGMRAKERVEIQMAADAAAYSQAVSTARTFNAIAVLNRAQIAHMVAMAGTQSMISYGSQHYAARQLSPCAIADPVWSGLDQAAAEQVKQLQNRAGDMFRSELAMYSVLVGTHLAGQGLSSHIVQEINRELAAPAAGDGKSLAEVSGGASSGMTFKTFEELQRTGGVPDSSGAVALAGMQSTVNLNATMGSMGWTWVHNRGTGSAGFGSGAAAHNPGFKHYGSASSMDSSTYQTISGRNSWAHDHGRAVVVTCPDGTVVPGGASDAWVMSDEEQSKQDQHVYGAGQPPPGQGSENSKPVDERHTLGACNVCPGIWPNAVGFNAGLLNGPRPDENDFGQPKLYAMIHRDYASPARRAKPDPWNLVFTFKFAGKETEFDNAAPLGRIQPTGLEDVQRNQVALAAGLAYYHRPRPAAAGGGWEEPPNFLNPFWRATLVSTEGARDDKPARNLQQAGFTEHADALRRLDAAGYRGGSKTGGKY
- a CDS encoding TadE/TadG family type IV pilus assembly protein, which encodes MPARASRSRRGQALVETALGSLVFVTVLMFGIYFAEVSALTLKVQEAANFALWEATGHVMHDPRNGVFQRSHAEALASAEAAGRYEDFDGRAGRASGAMTFQLALARATRIQVDCEPTRPAGSELGILGTRPQDADLGSTALRQAMDVQSDGISCTASTRLRAERLGTFMEPEFFKVSHRRATDQFVVCAAGRASNGRCTRRFFMLLDDWGLSTVAGGQECPLQIDSGGACGNLDYYNWAQSVYQKNGGGGNAGSALMAGVGAEGGVNEDQFFMSFRGQESHYEQNIGGSHAGNQSVWETTPFVAPNISHRYDVHREGKWLGGVPH
- a CDS encoding ABC transporter ATP-binding protein, with product MAPRPSAHVYRRLLGYLSPYRRLLLAGTLASLTAAAATAAYAWIVGPLLRAVLTGAPVTVAGMTLAPEALLSRLPLLVVAVALVKATAQFLQGGLMQRLGQRVMADLRGFLYGRLLAQPPAFFEQRHSGELVSRFTSDVPLVEFSVTQALSSYVRDGLQICALLATCFLIDAKLFLFTFVVVPVTVVPVSRFARSLKKVATRSQANLGALSAITAEQLQNLPVVQAYGTVPRALESFDAEAEAYLTEMRRSLFIRGAFSPTVELLGIVGVAVAVAWGARVVSMDPTLAGRLLSFMAAALLLYQPVKSLSGTLSQVLTGLAAAERLFVLADSPVPPDMGAEAPPLSRALELSGVRATYSDGREALKGVDLTIPAGARVALVGPSGAGKTTLFSVLLGFLPPSGGEVKWDGVPLSSLKASSVRAQLAWVPQEPVLFSGTVRHNLRLGQPDATDDALWEALRLAHAEDFVRALPGGLDEPVGERGSRLSGGQRQRLALARAFLRRPSLLLLDEPTSALDATSEAAVGAGLQALMKDRTVLVIAHRLSTVRDADLIAVVEGGQVVEAGTHEQLLARRGRYARLLGEGAVAA
- the dnaJ gene encoding molecular chaperone DnaJ, coding for MAGAAGQKRDYYEVLGVQKNVTAQDLKSAFRKVALQYHPDRNPGNHEAEEKFKEASEAYEVLSDPDRRTKYDRFGHAGNPFGDAGGGFQGVNINDIFGEIFGDIFGGGGGRGRQRQSRGADLRYNLEISFEEAAFGCRPKVTIPRPKKCETCSGSGSKSGAAPRQCAACGGSGELRYSQGFFAVSRPCGDCGGSGATIPDPCAKCRGSGKTPSEEVIEVAIPGGVDNGTRVRLAGMGEPGDRGAPAGDLYVTVIVREHPLFQREEYEVFCEVPVSFTQAALGAKIDVPTLDGKVKMTIPAGTQSGKVFRLRGKGIPHLHSQQRGDQHVRVIIETPTELSSKQRELLERFAEVSGEETHPQSKSFFDKVKELFG
- a CDS encoding SMI1/KNR4 family protein — translated: MANDPDPMRAMLLEISQRHFPNPPATAEQIEAFEQRVGWRLDPDLRAFYLHCDGADLFDRIDPPFRFHPLAQIVRARVAIRGKDTDDRGPSDWWSICAVKDGNCIILDVSAPRMGRYPLRDGYREMFPDPEYCPEIAPTFSAFLEGALRSNGDWFWLS